The following are encoded together in the Primulina tabacum isolate GXHZ01 chromosome 18, ASM2559414v2, whole genome shotgun sequence genome:
- the LOC142533270 gene encoding low temperature-induced protein lt101.2-like — protein sequence MGSETFLEVILAILLPPVGVFLRYGCGVEFWIDLLLTLLGYIPGIIYAIYVLVG from the exons ATGGGTTCCGAGACATTTCTTGAAGTGATTCTGGCAATTCTCTTACCACCCGTTGGAGTCTTCCTTAGATACGGATGCGGG GTGGAATTTTGGATCGATTTGTTGCTGACACTACTGGGATACATACCGGGGATCATCTACGCAATTTACGTATTAGTTGGATGA